A single genomic interval of Sulfurimonas sp. C5 harbors:
- a CDS encoding PelD GGDEF domain-containing protein: protein MPTPKKRVQAKSILTFIREYIQKYAYVETLIIVTLYVAMGFLINPDDVCLLGYKVPYLVILLAVITLFHGFENGIFAVSVISLVIWAFYPSFQYVDFLIALLMTLIFSQFHYYWTSRIREAEVDSNYKSDKLSELSRAFYTLKISHDQLEKNYVIKPMSIRNSINHIIAANEKILLDEHVKDKERAYNKNFLELIEKSFSMQSGLLLYLKKNKPNQIFNEENVDLISINIQESLSIEKIFKNYLVDKAIARKSPVYVSDEYGEPTLFTEEADNKYVAAIPAVINGKVVSVLVIERMPFMFFNRENLTSITILHEYFSIENKKSTMSISLEGFDLVEDKDFKFEIARLKDLNKNFHVNSVVLVLRIDNELQTARVYQKIERMLRSLDMITLVHNEDYYYITLLLPLHDKAAAAGFLKRVQNNLTQEKDQDFEHMSFDMNDLPLLSKYYREDYGK from the coding sequence ATGCCAACCCCGAAAAAAAGAGTTCAAGCTAAATCAATTCTGACTTTTATAAGAGAGTATATACAAAAATATGCTTATGTAGAAACATTGATTATTGTAACTCTTTATGTTGCCATGGGCTTTTTAATCAATCCTGATGATGTTTGTTTATTAGGTTATAAAGTTCCCTATCTTGTAATTTTACTTGCCGTTATTACACTGTTTCACGGTTTTGAAAACGGAATTTTTGCGGTGAGTGTCATCTCTTTGGTCATTTGGGCTTTTTATCCATCTTTTCAGTATGTCGATTTCCTCATAGCACTCTTGATGACACTTATCTTTAGCCAGTTTCATTATTATTGGACATCCAGAATTAGAGAAGCGGAAGTTGACTCAAACTACAAATCAGACAAACTGTCAGAACTTTCTCGTGCTTTTTATACACTGAAGATTTCCCATGACCAACTTGAAAAAAATTATGTTATCAAGCCTATGAGTATTCGCAACTCTATCAATCACATCATAGCTGCAAACGAAAAAATATTACTTGATGAACATGTTAAAGACAAAGAGCGTGCATATAATAAAAACTTTTTGGAACTGATTGAAAAATCTTTTAGCATGCAAAGCGGTTTACTTCTTTATCTCAAAAAGAATAAACCAAATCAAATTTTTAATGAAGAAAATGTTGACCTTATTTCGATTAATATCCAGGAATCTCTCAGTATAGAAAAAATATTTAAAAACTATCTAGTCGATAAAGCTATAGCAAGGAAGTCTCCCGTTTATGTCAGTGATGAATATGGTGAACCAACTCTTTTCACTGAAGAAGCAGACAATAAATATGTAGCTGCAATACCTGCTGTAATTAACGGGAAAGTTGTTTCTGTACTTGTTATTGAGAGAATGCCTTTTATGTTTTTTAACAGAGAAAATCTCACATCTATTACAATTTTACATGAGTATTTCTCGATCGAAAATAAAAAATCTACAATGTCCATTTCACTTGAAGGTTTTGATCTTGTTGAAGATAAAGATTTTAAATTTGAGATAGCTAGACTTAAAGATCTCAATAAAAACTTTCATGTAAACTCGGTTGTTTTAGTTTTACGTATAGATAATGAATTGCAAACTGCCAGAGTCTATCAAAAAATTGAACGTATGCTGCGTTCTCTTGATATGATAACATTAGTACATAATGAAGATTATTACTATATCACTTTACTTTTACCGCTACACGACAAAGCAGCTGCAGCAGGATTTTTAAAAAGAGTTCAAAATAATTTGACACAAGAAAAAGATCAAGATTTTGAACATATGAGTTTTGATATGAATGACTTGCCTCTTCTGTCAAAATATTATAGAGAAGATTATGGAAAATAA
- the pelF gene encoding GT4 family glycosyltransferase PelF: MSNKIIFPKSDSVDIMLFSEGTYPYIKGGVSSWILQLMKGLPEFTFGVCFIGAQDTIDGKKMKISYEFPPNLKHLEVHYLFDNKDMPTPKKIEGDEKGFEAIHELHAGFKKDKFQIPKMLQDISFYTQDVTFEDFLFSKRAWQFIDETYSKNCPDVPFIDYFWTLRNIHKPIWLLANIVDKLPKTKIYHSPSTGYAGFLGALASYHANKPFFLTEHGIYTRERKIDMFSADWIEFKKPSLLQQPEEYNYIKRMWVNFFDKIGLFCYNRSNYTFSLFSGAQRIQISYGADENKSFVIPNGVDVEGLGATIKERLEVPKPIITLIGRVVPIKDIKTFIRAIKIASITIPDIEGWIVGPVEEDMEYLDECQQMAISLGLKQKKQMFNNNKSDLSLDELVEHRDKIKFFGHSNIKEILPKSALQTLSSISEGMPLVILEGFAAGVPCVATDVGSCRDLIEGGIDDADKAIGLAGAITGIANPEALADEYIKFLTFENGLWKKAQEAGLNRVKEYYSQNAFLHQYKELYDEAKELTWEELSKRVCPYYMPKQVPYPKVILRRFPIVKFLTNLQERSA; the protein is encoded by the coding sequence ATGTCAAATAAGATTATTTTTCCAAAAAGTGACAGTGTTGATATTATGCTTTTTTCCGAAGGGACATACCCTTATATAAAAGGTGGTGTTTCAAGTTGGATTCTTCAACTTATGAAAGGCTTGCCTGAGTTTACTTTCGGTGTTTGCTTTATCGGTGCACAAGACACTATAGACGGGAAAAAAATGAAAATCAGTTATGAATTTCCGCCTAATCTAAAACATTTGGAAGTACACTATCTTTTTGATAACAAGGACATGCCTACTCCCAAAAAAATAGAGGGAGATGAAAAAGGTTTTGAAGCTATTCATGAACTACATGCAGGCTTTAAAAAAGACAAATTTCAAATCCCGAAAATGCTACAAGATATCTCTTTTTATACTCAAGACGTCACTTTTGAAGATTTCTTATTTTCAAAAAGAGCATGGCAATTCATTGATGAAACCTATTCAAAAAACTGTCCGGATGTTCCTTTTATCGATTATTTTTGGACTCTAAGAAATATCCATAAACCGATTTGGCTTTTAGCGAATATCGTCGATAAGCTTCCTAAAACAAAAATATATCATTCCCCTTCAACAGGGTATGCAGGTTTTTTAGGTGCCCTTGCCTCTTATCATGCCAATAAACCATTTTTTCTTACGGAGCACGGTATTTATACAAGAGAAAGAAAAATAGATATGTTCTCGGCAGATTGGATTGAGTTTAAAAAACCAAGCTTACTGCAACAACCAGAAGAATACAATTACATCAAACGTATGTGGGTAAATTTCTTTGATAAGATAGGACTATTTTGTTACAATCGTTCCAATTACACTTTTTCACTTTTTTCCGGTGCTCAAAGAATCCAGATCAGTTACGGAGCAGATGAAAATAAATCTTTCGTTATCCCTAACGGTGTAGATGTTGAAGGTCTCGGTGCTACCATAAAAGAGAGACTCGAAGTACCAAAGCCTATTATTACGCTAATCGGAAGGGTTGTTCCGATTAAAGATATTAAAACATTTATCCGTGCAATCAAAATTGCTTCAATTACTATTCCTGATATAGAAGGTTGGATAGTAGGTCCTGTAGAAGAAGATATGGAATATCTTGATGAGTGTCAGCAAATGGCTATTTCTCTAGGCTTAAAGCAAAAAAAACAGATGTTTAACAACAATAAAAGCGATCTCTCTTTAGACGAACTCGTTGAACACAGAGATAAAATCAAATTTTTCGGACATAGTAACATCAAAGAGATTTTACCAAAGTCTGCCCTGCAAACACTTTCCTCTATCAGTGAAGGGATGCCTTTAGTTATTCTGGAAGGTTTTGCCGCAGGCGTTCCTTGTGTAGCAACAGATGTTGGAAGCTGCCGCGATCTGATCGAAGGCGGAATCGATGATGCAGACAAAGCTATAGGCTTAGCAGGTGCTATTACAGGGATTGCAAATCCTGAAGCTCTTGCGGATGAGTATATAAAGTTTCTCACTTTTGAAAACGGTTTATGGAAAAAAGCTCAAGAAGCAGGTCTAAACCGTGTAAAAGAATATTATAGTCAAAATGCCTTTTTACATCAGTATAAAGAACTGTATGATGAAGCAAAAGAGCTCACTTGGGAAGAGTTAAGTAAAAGAGTATGTCCTTATTACATGCCAAAACAGGTTCCTTATCCCAAAGTTATTTTACGAAGATTTCCAATTGTTAAATTTTTGACAAATCTACAAGAAAGGAGTGCATAA
- the pelG gene encoding exopolysaccharide Pel transporter PelG, translated as MAGIGFELRKILREDRLLSLGKVYGYSAILSSGPWVISIIAIILIGFINLSNFGEVKDAFRFQVVITYAIALASSLIITGILQLPFTRYVADLIFKHKENEILPSYFGAIFLAWGLGLIFIVPLYIWAFKGMAPSFIVGTILTFLILCGVWISSILAASLKFYSQVVWAYLLSYTFIVVVSYSYGNSIETLVYIFFIGNAILFSVLMALIIKSYPSTIFMKINFFLDKNFYWTLAIAGLSYNLGAWIDKFIFWYHPATGHAIIGKLNASVVYDMPIFLAYLSILPGMAIFFFRLEADFAEKYDLYYDSVRSGGTLGLIKKYRNDMTSIVRHAIHEILMVQGIVDIILFLTADKLFAALNISTLYLGLFYILTIGAMLQLAFMSILAILYYLDRKRAAMWLAIAFFILNGLLTLLSINMGTAFFGYGYTLSLLIVFALGLLVIREEMNRLNYETFMLQ; from the coding sequence ATGGCCGGTATAGGATTTGAATTAAGAAAAATTCTACGTGAAGACAGACTTCTTTCTCTTGGAAAAGTATACGGCTATTCTGCAATACTCAGTTCGGGACCATGGGTTATTTCGATCATCGCTATTATATTAATCGGTTTTATCAACCTTTCAAACTTCGGTGAAGTAAAAGATGCTTTTAGATTTCAAGTCGTTATCACCTATGCAATTGCTTTGGCATCGAGTTTAATTATTACAGGAATCTTGCAACTGCCTTTTACCCGTTATGTTGCCGATCTGATCTTTAAACACAAAGAAAATGAGATACTACCATCTTACTTCGGTGCCATATTCTTGGCATGGGGGCTGGGTTTAATATTTATTGTACCTCTGTATATATGGGCATTTAAAGGTATGGCACCCTCTTTTATTGTAGGGACAATACTTACCTTTTTAATTTTATGCGGTGTTTGGATTTCTAGTATTTTGGCTGCGAGTTTAAAGTTTTACTCGCAGGTTGTGTGGGCATATTTACTCTCATATACTTTTATTGTAGTTGTATCTTATTCTTACGGAAATTCTATTGAAACACTTGTATATATATTTTTTATCGGAAATGCTATTTTATTTTCTGTTTTAATGGCACTTATCATCAAAAGTTACCCTTCTACAATCTTTATGAAGATAAATTTCTTTTTGGATAAAAATTTCTATTGGACACTCGCGATAGCAGGCCTTAGCTATAACCTCGGTGCATGGATCGATAAGTTTATATTTTGGTACCATCCTGCAACGGGGCATGCTATTATCGGAAAGCTTAATGCGTCTGTAGTATATGATATGCCTATCTTTCTGGCATATTTGTCTATTTTACCAGGAATGGCAATCTTTTTCTTCAGACTTGAAGCCGACTTTGCCGAAAAATACGATCTTTATTACGATTCCGTAAGAAGCGGAGGAACTCTGGGGCTTATCAAAAAATATAGAAACGACATGACATCGATTGTAAGACATGCCATCCATGAGATTTTAATGGTACAGGGAATTGTGGACATTATCCTGTTTTTAACGGCAGACAAACTCTTTGCAGCTTTAAATATTTCGACACTCTATCTTGGACTCTTTTATATTTTAACAATCGGAGCAATGTTACAATTGGCATTTATGTCCATCTTGGCAATTTTATATTATTTAGATAGGAAAAGAGCCGCTATGTGGTTGGCTATTGCATTTTTTATCCTCAATGGACTTTTGACCCTTCTATCGATAAATATGGGAACGGCGTTTTTTGGTTACGGATATACACTATCCCTTTTAATAGTTTTTGCTCTTGGACTTTTAGTTATCAGAGAAGAGATGAACAGGTTGAACTATGAAACATTTATGCTGCAGTAA